In the genome of Triticum urartu cultivar G1812 chromosome 5, Tu2.1, whole genome shotgun sequence, one region contains:
- the LOC125510680 gene encoding peroxidase 35-like: MGAGIRILAVALLALAAAGGAAAQLRQGYYSASCPNVEAIVQAAVALKVQQTPVAVGATVRLFFHDCFVQGCDASVIIVSTANNTAEKDHVSNLSLAGDGFDTVIKAKAAVDTQCPSPNLVSCADILTMATRDVIGLAGGPAYPVELGRLDGLVSTASNVDGNLPPPSFNLDQLTAMFAANNLSQADMIALSAAHTVGFAHCGTFTGRIQTAAADPTMDPGYASQLLAACPAGVDPNVALEIDPVTPHAFDNQYFINLQKGMGLLTSDQVLYADARSRPTVDAWAANSSDFEAAFVAAMTSLGRVGVKTDPALGNIRRDCAVLNS; encoded by the exons ATGGGCGCCGGGATTAGGATCTTGGCGGTGGCGCTGCTGGCGCTCGCGGCTgccggcggcgcggcggcgcagCTCCGGCAGGGCTACTACTCCGCCAGCTGCCCCAACGTGGAGGCCATCGTGCAGGCCGCGGTCGCCCTCAAGGTCCAGCAGACGCCCGTCGCCGTCGGCGCCACCGTCCGCCTCTTCTTCCACGACTGCTTCGTCCAG GGATGCGACGCGTCGGTCATCATCGTGTCGACGGCGAACAACACGGCGGAGAAGGACCACGTGAGCAACCTCTCCCTCGCCGGCGACGGCTTCGACACCGTCATCAAGGCCAAGGCGGCCGTGGACACGCAGTGCCCGAGCCCCAACCTGGTCTCCTGCGCGGACATCCTCACCATGGCCACCCGGGACGTCATCGGCCTG GCCGGCGGCCCGGCGTACCCCGTGGAGCTGGGGAGGCTGGACGGGCTGGTGTCGACGGCGAGCAACGTCGACGGGAACCTGCCGCCGCCGTCGTTCAACCTGGACCAGCTGACGGCGATGTTCGCCGCCAACAACCTGTCCCAGGCCGACATGATTGCGCTCTCCG CGGCGCACACGGTGGGGTTCGCGCACTGCGGGACGTTCACGGGCCGGATCcagacggcggcggcggaccCGACGATGGACCCGGGGTACGCGTCGCAGCTGCTGGCGGCGTGCCCGGCCGGGGTGGACCCCAACGTGGCGCTGGAGATCGACCCGGTGACGCCGCACGCCTTCGACAACCAGTACTTCATCAACCTGCAGAAGGGGATGGGCCTGCTCACCTCCGACCAGGTCCTCTACGCCGACGCCCGCTCGCGCCCCACCGTCGACGCCTGGGCGGCCAACAGCTCCGACTTCGAGGCCGCCTTCGTCGCCGCCATGACCAGCCTCGGCCGCGTCGGCGTCAAGACGGACCCCGCGCTCGGCAACATCCGCCGCGACTGCGCCGTGCTCAACAGCTGA